The Antarcticibacterium flavum genome contains the following window.
AGCTGCCCTTACCAGAGATGAGGATTTTAATTTTGTACCAATCCTCCAAACCCAGGGAGATCCTGCTCCTTTCACAGTATTTGCTCCTACCAATCAGGCGTTTTTAGACCTGTTGGAGGAATTAGATTTTGGTGGCCTTGATGATATCCCTTCAGATGTTCTTGCTGCAGCCCTTAGTTACCATGTGGTAACGGGAGCCAATGTAAGAAGTGGTGATATAACCGATGGTATGGAAGTTACTACTTTTGAATCTGGAACCTTTACTATCAATGCCAATGGCGACGTAACTATTACAGATGAAAATGGCCGTACTGCCACTATTGTTGCCGTAGATGTACAGGCAACAAATGGAGTTATTCATGTCATAGATACAGTGCTTTTACCGGGCGACGGTAGTGAGCCCGCACCATCCAATACCATTGCCGATTTTGTTGAGAATAATGATGATTATTCCAGTCTTAATGCTGCACTGGAAGTAGCCGGTTTAAAAGAAACCCTTGCAGGGGATGCTGAGCTTACTGTTTTTGCACCCAATAATGCTGCATTTGATGCCTTTCTTTCTACCAATGGATTTGCGGACTTAAGTGCTGTACCGGTTGATGTTTTAACTCAGGTACTTTTAAACCATGTCCAAAGCGGATCAATTTACGCTGCAGATCTTTCCACAGGATATATAGAAAGTATGGCAAGCTGGGGAGCATCTGGAGATGATAACCTTAGTATGTACATCAATACTGAAGACGGAGTTATGATAAACGGAGTATCCACGGTAACTACACCTAATGTTGAAGTGGATAACGGGGTGATACATGCAGTAGATGCTGTTATAGGTTTGCCAGATGTCGTAACTTTTGCCACAGCCGACTCTACATTTGAGATCCTCGTGGCAGCTTTAACAAGGGATGATGATTTCAATTTTGTATCGATCCTTCAAACACAAGGTGATCCTGCTCCATTTACAGTATTTGCACCCACAAATGATGCATTTGTAGACTTCCTTGGGGAATTTGGATTTGAAGATCTTGACGCTATACCTTCCGCAGTTCTTAGTGCTGCTTTAAGTTACCACGTTGTAACCGGAGCGAATGTAAGAAGTACAGATATTACAAATGGAATGGAAGTCACAACATTTGAAACCGGAACGTTCACTATAAACGCCCGGGATACAGTTACTATTCTCGATGAAAATGACCGGGAATCTACAGTAATAGCAGTAGATGTCCAGGCTACCAATGGAGTTATTCACGTAATCGATACGGTATTACTACCTGAATTGTAATACAGGTTCTCTATAGACGAAAATAGCCCGGAAGTTCCGGGCTATTTTTATTTATCTCGAAAAGAATTTACTTCTTGTTCTTCTTTTGTTGTTGCTCTGCCTGCTCCATCATTTCCTGCATCTTCCTTGCAAATTTACCCTGCTTCTTGGGCTTCTTCTTGTTCTCCTGGATCTTGGCGTGGATCTTATCCTCGTCAATGATCACATATTTAATCACCAGCATTATTCCAATTGTAATAAGGTTGGATGTGAAATAATACAGGGAAAGTCCACTGGCAAAATTATTAAAGAACACCAGCATGAATAAAGGGGAGAGGTACATGATAAATTTCATATTAGGCATCCCCGGCTGTTGATTTTGTTGCATTGTTTGACCGGTTGTCATCATCATATAAATGAATATGGCAATAGAGGCCAGAATTGGAAACAAACTCACATGATCCCCGTAGAACGGAATATAGAACGGCAAGTCAAGAACGTTGTCATAACTTGAAAGGTCATCTGCCCACAAGAATCCTTTTTGTCTAAGGTCAAAAGCACTTGGGAAGAACTGGAAGAGGGCATAGAAAACCGGGATCTGCATCAAGGCTGGTAAACATCCGCTCATAGGGCTGGCACCGGCCTTGCTGTAAAGCTTCATCGTTTCCTGCTGCTTCTTCATTGGATTGTCCTTGTACTTCTCGTTAAGCTCATTTATCTCCGGCCGCAGCACCTTCATTTTAGCCTGTGATAAATAAGATTTGTAAGTAACAGGGGATAGCACGATTCGCACTACAATGGTCATTACAATTATTGCAATACCATAACTTGGAAGAAAACTTGCAAGGAAGCTAAAGAATGGTATGAATATATATTTGTTTATCCATCCAAAGATTCCCCAACCAAGCGGTACAATTTCATCCAGGTTCCTGTCATAATCATTCAGGATCCTGTAATCTGTTGGTCCGTAATACCAGTTAAGATTGTAATTAAGTTCGCCGCCCTTAAGCTCCATGGCAAGGTTTGCGGTAAACTCTTTAGTATACACAGTATCTACCTCTTCATCCTGCACCAGGTTCCTTGAAGTAAATTCCCCTCTTGGGAACGCCGTATCTGTCAATAGGATGGAGGTGAAGAAATGCTGCTTAAAAGCTACATAGGTAATATTATCATCTGCATCATCGGTGAAATCGCCGTGTCCCAGGTAATCATCACTGCCGCTACCATATTCCCAGATAAGTTCTGTATATCTGTTCTCATATTCAATACTCTTGGCATTGCGGAAACCTTTAAGCCTCCAGTCAAGGGAAACATCCCGGGATGGATTGAGGACCCTGTTAAGACCCTGGGAACGAATACTGAAATCCAGCATATATTCCCCGGGTTTAAGTACATACCTGTACTCCAGGAATTCAGTTTCAGAGACTTTAAGCCTCATGGTAAGGATCTGGTTGTTTCCGCTTCGGCTTACTTCCGGTTCAAAATAGAGGTTTTCTGTATCCAGTACCCTGCCATCTGTAGTAGTAAAATTCAGGTTAAATGAAGCATTTCCGTCTTTAATAAGATATACAGGATTACCATTATAGGTTTCAAATTGGGTAAGCCTGGCTTCAGAAATATATCCGCCTTTATTGTCCACTTTTAATTCCAGCACATCATTGGAGATGGTTGTGGTATTCTCTGTAGCTGAAGGTAGGGTAGCAGAATAACCAAATGCGCCCAGTTCCCTTTGTGCCCTGTCTACAGCTGCTGAGTCCACAACAGTTTCCTGTGTGAAGGTTTGGGGTGCAGCAACGGGGGTTTGCTCTACCTGTTCTGTAGTGTCCTGTTGAGCCTCTGTTGCCTGCTCGTCAAAAGAGTTATTGTACAACATCCATATAAGGATACCTCCAATGAGAATAAACCCGATAAGGGATTGTACGTCAAATTTTTTTTCTTCCATGTGATTTGATAAAATGATCTGTAAGCGAAATTGTCGCTTTTAATTCTAAGTCAAAAAAATGACCTTTTACTTACTTTGTGCCACATTGACACTGTTTTTGTTTTTGGAATGGTTCAAAGCTGCCTTTATAAAGGAAATAAACAGCGGGTGGGGGTTGGCCACGGTGCTCTTGTATTCAGGGTGATATTGTACCCCAATGAACCACGGGTGATCCTCCAGTTCTACTATCTCTACCAGCCCGGTATCAGGATTTATCCCGGTGCTTTTTAAGCCGGAATGTTCCAGTTCATTCTTATATTTATTATTGTACTCATAACGGTGCCTGTGACGCTCTTTTATTTGAACCGAGCCATAAATCCTGTGGGCAAGGGAACCTTCACTAAGCTCGCAATCCCAGGATCCAAGTCTCATTGTGCCTCCCATGTGGGTAAGGTTCTTTTGCTCCTCCATAATATCGATCACGGGATGCTTTGTCATTGGATCCATCTCTGTGGAATTTGCATTCCTAAGCTGCAGGACATTGCGTGCAAATTCTATCACCGCCATTTGCATTCCAAGGCAAATTCCGAAGAAAGGTATTCCGTTTTCCCGGGCATATCTCACCGCATCGATTTTACCTTCTATTCCTCTTTCCCCAAATCCCGGTGCTACCAATATTCCGTCTAAATGGGCGATCTTATTCTTTATGGTATTCTCGTTAATGAATTCTGAATGAATACTCTCGACCACAACCTTCACTTCATTTTCTGCTCCAGCATGAATAAAAGCTTCCTGTATGGATTTATAAGAATCCTGTAATTCTACATATTTCCCAATTAATCCAATCCTAACCTCGTGTTTTGGATTTTTGTGGCGTTGCAGGAACTGGTTCCAGCGTTCAAGGTTTGGAGTAGTATTATCTGGTAAATTCAACTTTTTAAGCGCTACCGTATCCAGGCCTTCTTCCAGCATTAGATTTGGTACATCGTAAATAGTTGATGCATCTATTGATTGGATCACGGCCTCCTGTCTCACATTACAGAAGATGGCCAGTTTTCTCCTTATATCGTCCGATAATTCATGCTCGGTACGGCAAACCAGGATATCGGCTTTTATACCGCTTTCCATCAATGTCTTTACGCTGTGTTGCGTAGGTTTGGTCTTTAATTCCCCTGCAGCTGCAAGATAAGGTACCAGGGTAAGATGTATGACAAGGGCATTATCATCTCCCAGTTCCCATTTTAATTGCCTTACTGCTTCAATATATGGCAGGGATTCTATATCACCAACAGTTCCACCAATTTCAGTAATGATGATATCGTAGTCTCCTGTTTTTCCAAGAAGTTGTACCCGTTCCTTTATTTCATTTGTAATGTGAGGAACCACCTGCACAGTTTTTCCCAGGAATTCCCCTCTTCGTTCCTTTTCAATGACACTTTGGTAAATACGGCCGGTGGTTACATTATTTGCCTGGGAAGTATTAACATTGAGGAACCTTTCATAATGGCCCAGGTCAAGATCTGTTTCAGCCCCATCCTCGGTCACATAACATTCACCATGTTCGTAAGGGTTAAGAGTACCGGGGTCTACATTAATATAAGGGTCAAGTTTCTGAATAGTGGTTCTAAAACCACGCGCTTGTAATAATTTTGCCAGGGAAGCGGCTATAATTCCTTTTCCAAGAGAAGAAGAAACCCCGCCTGTTACAAAAATATACTTGGTTTCGGCCATTTTAGTAAGTTTGTTGCGTTGTAATATTCAGGGCGCTAAATTACAAAGAAGAAAAGAAAAATCCCCCGATTATTCCTGCTATTATTTTACAGTCCTAACACTACAAAACAATTTATACTTCCCTAATATTTAGGGTATTTGCTGCGTATAGTTCGTAGGATATGCTCCATGCCATTCACCTTAAGATCTGTGACCTGCGATAACTGGTCGCCTAATTTCCCTTTGGGAAAACCTTTTTGCCGGTGCCATATGAGGTAATATTCAGGAATTTCTGAGAGATAATAATCTTTATATTCCCCGTAGTACATTTTGGCATGTGCCAGTTCAATAAGGGCTTTATGGTCGGGCTTAATTTCCATAAAACAAAACTAAGATTAAGTTTTAAGGTAGACGTTAAAAAAATGTGCTACTTAATCAATTCTGAAAAGTTTAATTTTACAGCCTAATTCCAATAAATGAGATACCAGTATCAAATAAGGGTCACTCCTGAAGCTGCAGCAAAAAAAGAACTATTATTCAGGGAGGTTTCCAGGCATTCCGGTATCCCCCTTTCAGAAATTAATCACATAGAGGTATTGAAACGATCTATAGATGCAAGGCAAAAGGCGGTGAAAGTAAATTTGAAGGTGGAGGTATTTGTAGGGGAGGAGCATTTGAAGGAATCCTTTGAGCTTCCCAATTATCCTGATGTTTCAGGAAAAGAAGAGGTATTTATAATAGGCGCAGGCCCTGCAGGATTATTTGCAGCCTTAAGGTGTATTGAAGCAGGGGTAAAGCCTGTGGTCATTGAACGGGGGAAGGATGTAAGGAGCCGCAGGAGGGATCTTAAAGCGCTTAATATTGAGCATATAGTTAATGAAGACTCCAATTATTGTTTTGGAGAAGGGGGCGCAGGTACTTATAGTGACGGGAAGTTGTATACCAGGTCAAAGAAAAGGGGGATGTAAACCGCATTTTGCAGCTTCTGGTGGCCTATGGGGCAACCAACCAGATCCTGGTCGATGCGCATCCTCATATAGGAACCAATAAACTACCCGCTATTATTGCGAGTATAAGGGAAAAGATCCTGGAACACGGGGGAGAGGTGCTGTTCAATACAAGGGTTACAGATATTTTGCTGAAAGATGATGAGGTAAGCGGACTTAAAACCCAACTAGGAGAAACCTTCCATACCAGGAATATAATCCTGGCTACAGGCCATTCTGCCCGGGATATTTTTTCGCTTCTGGAGCAAAAGGGAATTGAGATCGAAGCCAAACCCTTTGCTCTGGGAGTGAGGGTAGAGCATCCGCAACAATTGATAGACAGGATACAGTATAAATGTGATGACCGGGGAGAATTTTTGCCACCTTCCCCTTACAGCATTGTAAAACAAATAAACGGGAGGGGTATGTACTCCTTTTGTATGTGTCCAGGAGGTATTATTGCACCCTGTGCTACAAGTCCGGGAGAAGTAGTCACCAACGGCTGGTCTCCCAGCAGGAGGGACCAGCCCACGGCAAACTCTGGAATAGTTATAGAACTGCGGCTGGCCGATTTCAAAAGCTACGGCCGCACGCCTTTGGCTGGAATGCACTTCCAGAAGGAAATAGAACAAACGGCCTGGGAGCTTGCAGGCAGGACCCAACGTGTTCCTGCACAACGACTTGTTGATTTTGTTGAAGGGAAAATTTCTAGCTGCCTTCCTGAAACTTCCTATAAACCCGGAGTGACATCTGCCGACCTGCGCGAGGTTTTTCCGGAATTTATACACCAAACACTAAATACCGGTTTCAGGGAATTTGGAAAGACCATGAGGGGATATCTTACCAATGAAGCAGTCATACATGCGCCAGAGTCGCGTACATCTTCCCCTGTTCGCATTCCGCGGGATCCTGTGACGCTGCAGCACGTGAGGATAAAAGGTCTTTATCCTTGCGGGGAAGGAGCAGGGTATGCAGGAGGAATCGTATCAGCAGCCATTGACGGTGAAAAATGTGCAGAAAGCTGTGTGGCTGCAATTTCACGGTAGTTGTTTCCAGGGCCCGCAATAATAAAGGTTAAATTATTGATAATTTGACCATGAACCGTTATGGATTTTTCACTTTTGCCTATCTTAATAATGAAGATTAATAAACCAAAGGCATGGCAATAATAGGATCACTCATCAAAGGACTCATAGATCTTAGGGATAGAATAGTTACAGAACCCGATCCCGAGGAAGCACAGCTGGAAGTGCTTAAAGATCTCCTTACCAAAGCCCGGGATACGGCTTTTGGCAAATATTATGGTTTTCAAGGTATTCTTGAAGATGCAGATATTAAAAAAGCCTTTGCAGCAAGAGTGCCTTATTTTGATTATAACAAGATCAATGAGCAGTGGTGGCAAAGAATGCACGAGGGGGAAGAGAATGTCACCTGGCCTGGGAAACCTCCTTATTTTGCACTAAGCAGTGGTACAACCGGGAAAAGTAGTAAAAGAATTCCTGTCACAGAGGATATGGTGGAAGCAATTCGCCAATCTGGTATTAAGCAAATAGGTGCATTAAGTAATTTCGACCTCCCGGGAGATTTCTTTGAAAAAGAGATCATGATGCTGGGTAGTTCTACAGACCTTCTGGAGGCCGGGGATCATAAAGAAGGGGAAATAAGCGGAATTTCAGCCAGTCGTATTCCATTTTGGTTCAGGAGTTATTACAAGCCGGGGGAGGAGATCGCCCAGATAGAGAATTGGGATGAAAGGGTTCAAAAAATAGCTGAAAATGCCAAAAATTGGGATATAGGAGCGCTTACCGGGATCCCGTCCTGGATGGAGCTTATGATGAAAGAGGTTATTAAATATCACAAGGTTTCAAATATCCATGAGATCTGGCCTAACCTGCAGGTCTATACCAGTGGAGGCGTTGCTTTTGAACCTTATGAGAAGAGCTTTAATGCGCTGCTGGCTCATCCAATAACAGTTATTGATACCTACCTGGCTTCTGAAGGTTTCCTGGCTTACCAGTCCAGGCCGGAAACAAATGCAATGAAATTGGTTCTTGATAATGGGATCTATTTTGAATTTGTCCCTTTTAAAGCTGAATACGTTAATGAGGATGGATCAATTAGCGATGATGCCCCTGTAATTCCCCTTTCTGAAGTCAAAGAGGAAGAGGATTACATTCTTCTTATAAGCACTGTATCTGGTGCATGGAGGTATTTGATTGGCGACACCATTAAGTTTACAGATGTTGAAAGGCACGAGATAAGGATCACCGGCAGGACAAAATTCTTTTTAAATGTGGTGGGGTCACAATTATCTGTAAACAAAATGAATGACGCGGTAAAGGAACTGGAGGAAAGATATGATATCGAAATTCCTGAGTTCACTCTGGCCGCTGTTCGAATTGATGGCGAATTCTATCATTCGTGGTATCTTGGCACCAATGGAAAAGTGGATGATGAGGAACTTGCACAGTCACTGGATGAAATACTAAAGCAAGCTAATAAGAATTATAGCGTCGCTCGCAGTAAAGCCCTGAAAGGTGTTAAGGTCAAGACCATTCCATCAGATCTCTTTTACGAATGGAATGCAGCCAATAAAAAGAAAGGCGGGCAGGTTAAAATGGAGAAGGTGATGAACGAGGAAAAGTTCGCGCAATGGGAAGACTTTATTAAAAAGCAGTTGGCTTCTGGATAATTAAATTCCTTTACTCCAGCTCCTCGACCAGTTCCAGGATCTCTTCGGGAGAAAGATATAATCTCTTGATCCTTGCTTTGTACACCTCAGAAAGATCGGCATGCCCAAGGATAAAATCTTTTGTGGCGAGGATGTATTCCCCCATTCCATGATTGACAGCATAGGTATCTGCGGCCCTTTCAGCTTCACGTATATAATTATTGGATAACACATAGCGAATCCCGAAAGTAAGGAGATTAAAACCTTTCCTGTCCCTGTAATCCATGATATGGCCCAGCTCGTGGCCTATCCATCCAATAAGCACATCTTTAGGAATATCCTCAACGCCAAATTCTTCATCTTCTATATGAAGCCTTTCGCTTATCATAATATAATAAGACCTGTTTTTCCTTTTTTTAAATATGCCCGAAAATTTGGGCTGGGCCTGCATAAATGACTTTTTAATACTCTTCTTGAACTTAAATTCAATAGGGGTGTCAATCAATTCCGGGTAATGGGAGAGGGCTATACGAACTTCTTCTTCTATTGAGGGAGGTACAACCTTATTTGTGAAATGTAAACTGTCATTATTTTTCATAACTGTAGATAAAGCAAACATGGAGTTTTGAAATATAAGGAATAACCCGGCACAAAAAAGGATTTGCACAGGAACCTGTCGGTTCTTATGGAGATAAGGCATTCTTATAGCTTTTTTTATAAAGATACTGTTCTCGGGGCATTTTTAAAAATCATAATTATAAAACATAAAAAAGCCCTACACAAAGTGTAAGGCTTAAAACTTTCATAAGTATAGTAACTATATAAACAAAGCCTAAGCTTGTTTCACGTTTACTGCATTTAATCCTTTTCTTCCTTCTTCAAGATCAAACGTTACTTCGTCGTTCTCTCTGATTTCATCAACAAGACCATTTGCGTGTACGAAATATTCTTTGTTTGATTCTTCGTCTGTAATAAATCCAAATCCTTTAGAGTCGTTAAAAAATTTGACAGTTCCTCTATTCATTATATATAAATTTAATTTGGACAAAGATATGATAAATTAATTGATTTTAAATATATCGTGAGTTTTATTTTAAATTTTTTAATTTTTTAAAATTTTTACTGAAAATTTTTCTGTAACATTTTTTCTTTTTTAAAAATCTTAAAAATAAAAAGCTGCCCCTTTGGACAGCTTTTAGATTTTCTGAAAACAGCAGTTGTTATCCTGCCATGATCTTTTGCAATCTCTGAATTAGGGAAGGGTTAGTTTGCATGGCCCCTGCTATTTGCTCATATCTTTCAACGGTAAGATCGGCATCTGTAATGATCTCTTCCATCTCTGCCTGGATTGCAGGTTGCATTTTTTCAATTTTCTCAACTGCTTTTGCATGTTTTTGAAGGTCTTCTTTCGATGCATCAACCTGCTGGTTTTGCATTTTTGCCTGGTGTATTTCATTAAAGGTACCTATCTCCATATCCTGCTCTTCCACGGCAGCTATCATCTTCTTTTGTGCTTTTTGCTGTGCCACCTGTATACCCTGGTAGGCTTCAGCAAATTTTTCCAGTTCAGCATCGGTCACCTTTACATCCTGTTGTTGCTGTTGTTGCTGTGGTAGCTGCGGGGTTTGGGCCATAGCCGTGGAACCCGCAAAAAGTCCTGCGCAAAGCAGCATCACATTCATCTTTCTTTTCAATCTAAACATCTGTTTGTTTTTAATTATTAAAATTTGAAGCTTGCAAACTAAGGGTCTTATCGCATTTTGCATAATTAGGAGCGTTAAAGATTTGTTAGAACCTTGATCTTGCTCAGTTTTTGGATTTCTTTATGAAAGAAAACCCTCTTATCAATCGACTTAATTATTACATTTAATGCGATCAAAATTTAGAGGGCAATCCTTTAAACTCTATAATATCTGCTTCACTATGAAAGGCCCTATTCATACTTTTTTAATTTTGATTATTTCCCTGCTGGCAGGAAGTATGCTCCTCTCATGTGTAGAGAAAGCGGCACCCGGTAACCAAAAGAGGCCTGCAATCAAGGAGGATACGACCAAAACGGTTTCTGCACTTAAGGAGCATTTGATTCAATTGGAGAATGAGTTAATAATTACCTACAGGCTGGATTCACTTACAGATGTTAAAAAGGCTGATAGTTTATGGGCATCTTACAGTAAACATCAGCAAAGAACACTGCTGGCAATTAATAGAATAGATGCTGTAAGGGTGGGGCCCGGCAGCAAAATTGTTGTGCCAGATACACTTGTCGAGGATTTTAATTTATATGCTCCCTTTCCATCCCGGCTTGATATTCTTGAACCTATACCTCAAACTGTTCTTATCTCGCGCAGGGTTCAGGCTTTTGGGCTGTATGAGTGTGGCAGGCTTATAAAATGGGGTCCCGTAAGTACAGGCAAGCAGTCCACTCCCACTCCTGCAGGACTTAATTATGGGAATTACAAAGCTAAAAGGAAAATAAGTACGGTCAACCAAAGCTGGCTCATGCCATATTATTTTAATTTCATGAATTTTGAAGGGGTAGGGGTGCACCAGTACTTATTACCCGGTTTCCCTGCCAGTCATGCCTGTGTAAGGCTTGAGATGGCAGATGCTATGTTCATATATGAATGGGCACAGCAGTGGGAACTGGATGCTACACGCACAAGGGTGGTTCGAAATGGTACACCTTTTATGGTCTTTGGGGATTATGATTTTGAAGCAGATGTACCGTGGCTGCAATTGGTCAATGATCCTGCCGCTAACGAACTGAACAAGCAGGAGCTGGATATTTTAAAAAAATATACCGAGGAATATTTCAAGGATATAAGAAACTTCAATACTATAGAAGTACAGCAGCCTCAGGGTTCAATAGCTACTTAATTCCGCTTTTATTTGTAAATTAAGTTATAAACCAATGTTATGACAAATTCAAAGTTTAAGAATTTCGTGTGGGCTATGCCGCTAATTTTCCTGTTCTTTCCATTTTCCCTGCTTGCCCAGGAAACAACAGTAATGGTAAGGGTGCATAGTAAGGATGCTAAATTTATTGGTAGTTCTATTGGTGGCGCCAAAGTGCTTGTGAGGAATGAGGCTACCGGGGAACTATTAGCTGAAGGTATAACTCGGGGAAGTACCGGAGATACAGAAAAGATCATGCAGGAGCCGCGTAAAAGAGGGGAAAGACTTTCAACAGGTGAAACTGCAGGTTTTCTTGCCAGGCTTGATATTACTGAACCTGTTTTTGTAACTATAGAGGCTATTGCCCCGGTGAATAAAAGACAGGCAGCTGTTAGATCCAGTACGCAGTTATGGGTGATCCCCGGCAAAAATATAGAAGGAGATGGCGTTGTGTTGGAGGTTCCCGGTTTTGTTATAGATATACTTTCTCCTCAAACCCATGAAAGGATCGCGCAGGGGGAGGATATTAATATTCGTGCAAATGTTGTCATGATGTGCGGGTGCCCGGTTACCCCCGGCGGAATATGGAATGCCGATGACTACGAGGTTACAGCCATAATAAAACAGGAGGGAGGGGAACCCAGGGAAGTTCGACTGGAACCCATACAAAAGCCCAGCACCTTCGAGGAAAAAATTTCACTAGAGCCGGGGAATTATGAGATCACAGTATATGCTTTTGATCCTCAAACCGGGAATACCGGGCTGGACAGGACCAATATAATAGTCCAGTAAGGTTTACTTTTCAACTTCAAGGTCTATAAGTCCCAAATCCAGAATGGTCCTTAGTACCCCGTTTTCATTATTACCAAATTCTGTTCTATGTCTGCTGATTTTGATAATTTCGGGATGTGCGTTTTTCATGGCATAGCTATGCGTTGCATTCTGCATCATTTCAAGATCGTTGAGGTAATCTCCAAAGACCAAAGTCTCATCAGGAGAGATATTTAATTTTTCCTGAACTTTTCTTATGGCTACTCCCTTATTGGCAGATTTTGCGGTAATATCTAAAAAGATCCTGGCGGCTACAGCTACTTTAAAATCATTTTCAAACTCTTTATAGGCAGCGTAACTATTTTCCTCCACACCCTGCCAGTCACATAAGGTTACTTTTAATACAGTATCTTCCACTTGAGTTAA
Protein-coding sequences here:
- a CDS encoding Cof-type HAD-IIB family hydrolase, yielding MIKLIVADMDGTLLNDDHQLHSDFWEIERTLSEKNILFAVASGRQYYNLESNFERIKDRMIFFAENGTHVVHKGQDLYINEMDIHAARKFIEIGRDLKDVNPVLCCKGSAYVECRDERFLTEIKKYYTRLKYVDDLTQVEDTVLKVTLCDWQGVEENSYAAYKEFENDFKVAVAARIFLDITAKSANKGVAIRKVQEKLNISPDETLVFGDYLNDLEMMQNATHSYAMKNAHPEIIKISRHRTEFGNNENGVLRTILDLGLIDLEVEK
- a CDS encoding L,D-transpeptidase; amino-acid sequence: MKGPIHTFLILIISLLAGSMLLSCVEKAAPGNQKRPAIKEDTTKTVSALKEHLIQLENELIITYRLDSLTDVKKADSLWASYSKHQQRTLLAINRIDAVRVGPGSKIVVPDTLVEDFNLYAPFPSRLDILEPIPQTVLISRRVQAFGLYECGRLIKWGPVSTGKQSTPTPAGLNYGNYKAKRKISTVNQSWLMPYYFNFMNFEGVGVHQYLLPGFPASHACVRLEMADAMFIYEWAQQWELDATRTRVVRNGTPFMVFGDYDFEADVPWLQLVNDPAANELNKQELDILKKYTEEYFKDIRNFNTIEVQQPQGSIAT